Proteins co-encoded in one Haladaptatus sp. ZSTT2 genomic window:
- a CDS encoding aspartate aminotransferase family protein translates to MVSPGIHDIHFDDAPDVTTNVPGPASKRLIEKQSKIDSNAVAYPKRVPIAIEEAKGATVRDADGNTFLDFFAGIGVLNVGHSNPYVLEGVQEQLEKVVHTVDFPTEARLELIERLNDIAPGALPDNNRVVFGGPTGSDAIEATIKLAKHNTGGSGLIAFRGSYHGGSAGALSLTAGKKYKEDYTPLLGDVTHVPYPYATRQEQSPEEAAEAALANVRELLEDPYSGLANPAGIWVEPIQGEGGVVTPPAGFLPRLKELATANDVPLIVDEIQTGFGRTGEWFASDWEDLTPDIMPMAKAIGGIGLPLSATMYHEDLDTWGPGGHVGTYRGNVPAMVGGIRAIDYIEEHDLLAHAREMGGYMRERLQAAADETDNIIEVRGRGLFTGVEFVDSDGKPDKDVVKEIQQYCYERGVLVWSAGRYGSVLRLIPPLVVTPEQVEVGMDVVVEAIAETC, encoded by the coding sequence ATGGTCAGTCCAGGAATTCACGACATCCACTTCGACGACGCACCGGACGTCACCACGAACGTCCCCGGCCCAGCGTCGAAGCGACTCATCGAGAAGCAGTCGAAAATCGACAGCAACGCCGTCGCGTATCCAAAGCGCGTCCCCATCGCCATCGAGGAAGCAAAGGGCGCGACGGTGCGCGATGCAGACGGCAACACGTTTCTCGACTTCTTCGCCGGAATTGGCGTGTTGAACGTCGGCCACTCGAACCCGTACGTCCTCGAAGGCGTCCAAGAACAGCTGGAGAAAGTCGTCCACACGGTCGACTTCCCGACCGAGGCACGCCTCGAACTCATCGAGCGACTGAACGACATCGCGCCCGGCGCGCTCCCCGACAACAACCGCGTGGTGTTCGGCGGGCCGACCGGCAGTGACGCCATCGAGGCGACCATCAAACTCGCAAAGCACAACACGGGCGGTTCCGGGCTTATTGCTTTCCGTGGCTCGTATCACGGCGGGAGTGCGGGTGCGCTGAGCCTCACGGCGGGCAAGAAGTACAAAGAGGACTACACCCCACTGCTCGGTGACGTGACCCACGTCCCCTACCCCTACGCGACGCGACAAGAGCAGTCGCCGGAAGAAGCCGCGGAGGCGGCGTTGGCAAACGTCCGCGAACTCCTCGAAGACCCCTACAGCGGGCTGGCGAACCCGGCCGGCATTTGGGTCGAACCGATTCAGGGCGAAGGCGGCGTCGTGACGCCACCGGCGGGCTTTCTCCCCCGCCTAAAGGAACTCGCCACGGCCAACGACGTGCCGCTCATCGTCGACGAAATCCAGACCGGATTCGGGCGAACCGGCGAGTGGTTCGCAAGCGACTGGGAAGACCTCACGCCGGACATCATGCCAATGGCGAAGGCGATAGGCGGCATTGGCCTGCCACTCTCCGCGACGATGTACCACGAAGACCTTGATACGTGGGGGCCGGGCGGCCACGTCGGCACCTACCGTGGCAACGTGCCCGCGATGGTCGGCGGCATTCGCGCCATCGACTACATCGAAGAGCACGACCTTCTCGCGCACGCCCGCGAGATGGGCGGCTACATGCGCGAGCGCCTGCAAGCGGCCGCAGACGAGACGGACAACATCATCGAGGTGCGCGGCCGCGGGCTGTTCACCGGCGTTGAGTTCGTCGACAGCGACGGCAAACCGGACAAAGACGTGGTCAAAGAAATCCAGCAATACTGCTACGAGCGCGGCGTACTGGTCTGGAGTGCTGGTCGCTACGGCAGCGTGTTGCGGCTCATCCCACCGCTCGTCGTGACGCCTGAGCAGGTCGAAGTCGGGATGGACGTCGTCGTCGAAGCAATCGCTGAAACCTGCTAA
- a CDS encoding universal stress protein — MATEVDSPIFGGSKYRVLLPIDTDEQSALSQAHYVNSLPNATETVMVTLTHVLHGTELEASRELQSAQRVGAVQAAHEWLTEHNIEAEIRDVDHPYPPRDGILALADKINVDAIVLSGRKRSAVESVLFGSVVQTILRNTTRPVVIVDPSNNDE, encoded by the coding sequence GTGGCAACAGAAGTCGATTCACCCATCTTTGGGGGCTCGAAGTATCGGGTCCTCCTGCCGATTGACACAGACGAACAGAGCGCGCTCTCGCAGGCACACTACGTGAACTCGCTCCCGAACGCAACGGAGACGGTGATGGTGACGCTCACCCACGTGTTACACGGCACAGAACTCGAAGCGTCGAGGGAACTCCAGAGCGCCCAGCGCGTCGGCGCGGTACAGGCCGCCCACGAGTGGCTCACTGAGCACAACATCGAAGCCGAAATCCGGGACGTGGACCATCCGTATCCACCGCGGGACGGGATTCTCGCGCTTGCAGACAAGATTAACGTAGACGCCATCGTGCTGTCGGGCAGAAAGCGCAGCGCGGTCGAGAGTGTCCTGTTCGGGAGCGTCGTCCAGACCATCCTCAGAAACACGACGCGCCCCGTGGTCATCGTCGACCCTTCGAACAACGACGAGTGA
- a CDS encoding polysaccharide deacetylase family protein, with protein MSTTDTNWGENRAAAMFSFDLDAEELWRTKIEADPAYDKPPIKTRGEFGPNVAVPRILELFERYDRTCTFFVPGKVVESYPETIQAIHEAGHELGHHGYTHTNPANMTPDEEEEELKRGLDAFDDVIGETPVGYRSPAADLSNNSLSLLADNGFTYESSLIDTDIPYFHDLDGERELIEIPFEWSLDDWPFFGFNMYPPLPYQSGISPTQPVFDTWRREFDGLHKRGRCFVLTMHPQIIGRAGRIDMLEELLQHTIATGDTWVTSGEAIAAHWRETH; from the coding sequence ATGTCTACCACGGATACGAACTGGGGGGAGAATCGAGCAGCGGCGATGTTCAGTTTCGACCTTGACGCAGAAGAACTCTGGCGGACGAAAATCGAAGCCGACCCCGCGTACGACAAACCACCGATAAAGACCCGCGGCGAGTTCGGGCCGAACGTCGCGGTGCCGCGCATCCTCGAACTGTTCGAGCGCTACGACCGCACATGTACCTTCTTCGTCCCCGGGAAAGTCGTCGAATCGTACCCCGAAACCATCCAAGCGATTCACGAAGCGGGCCACGAGCTGGGCCACCACGGCTACACCCACACGAACCCCGCGAACATGACCCCAGACGAGGAAGAAGAAGAACTGAAACGCGGCCTCGATGCGTTCGACGACGTCATCGGTGAGACGCCGGTCGGCTACCGAAGCCCCGCCGCAGACCTGAGCAACAACTCGCTTTCGCTGCTCGCAGACAACGGCTTCACCTACGAAAGCAGTCTCATCGACACCGATATTCCCTACTTCCACGATTTAGACGGCGAGCGCGAACTCATCGAAATCCCGTTCGAGTGGAGCCTCGATGACTGGCCGTTTTTCGGGTTCAACATGTATCCACCGCTTCCCTACCAGAGCGGCATCTCACCCACGCAGCCCGTCTTCGACACGTGGCGACGCGAGTTCGACGGCCTCCACAAGCGCGGGCGCTGTTTCGTCCTGACGATGCACCCCCAAATCATCGGCCGCGCGGGGCGCATCGACATGCTCGAAGAACTCCTCCAGCACACCATCGCCACGGGCGATACGTGGGTGACCAGTGGCGAAGCCATCGCAGCCCACTGGCGGGAAACCCACTGA
- a CDS encoding hydantoinase/oxoprolinase family protein, whose amino-acid sequence MTEDTRIGVDIGGTFTDFISIDEQSGTVRVVKTPSVPETPEKSVGNALRESGVDAASRLSHGTTVVTNAILERAGAETALVTTAPFADILELDRQDRDDIYDLSYERKQPLVPRYRCFGVEERIGPDGEVVTELDEAAVQEIATVLSAANIESVAVSFLHSYVNDEHERRAKELLDAELDVPVTTSSEVLPEFREYERTNTTVLNAYARPVAETYLDRLTSEINAHSDVDEIVVMRSDGGVVPTSEAARLPVYLGVSGPAAGVTAATALAQQAGFSDIFTFDMGGTSADTSLVRNGTPEITKEGTIGEQAASIPMYDIRTIGAGGGSIAWVDDGGLLKVGPRSAGADPGPACYGHGGTEPTVTDANVVLGLINPDANFGGSIDLSKQAAEDALTPLAEKLDCSVREAAQAVYDIVNMNMVESARVLSVQQGIDPREFSFVAFGGAGPLHAAAVARELGASRVVVPPRPGILSAVGLVYSDVRRTASKTNISRLADTPATTLEQQFAALETAARSGITVPESATVTRHTDLRFAGQAHEISVETPTALTDTALDALADRFRERHDERYGFVMASDIEVVTCRVAVTVPGEKPTIQWDIDDAAEPETREVYLDGDHHTATVLERQTLPPGYETIGPAIVEMEDSTAVVLPNQTLRIDDHYNMILEDADE is encoded by the coding sequence ATGACCGAAGACACACGAATCGGCGTCGATATCGGTGGCACGTTCACCGACTTCATCAGCATTGACGAACAGAGCGGGACGGTGCGCGTCGTAAAGACGCCCTCTGTCCCCGAAACGCCGGAGAAATCGGTCGGCAACGCGCTCCGCGAAAGTGGGGTGGACGCAGCGAGTCGGCTCTCACACGGCACGACCGTCGTCACGAACGCCATCCTCGAACGGGCGGGGGCGGAGACGGCGCTCGTCACCACCGCGCCGTTCGCGGACATTCTGGAACTCGACCGACAAGACCGCGACGACATTTACGACCTGTCGTACGAACGAAAACAGCCGCTCGTCCCCCGATATCGGTGCTTTGGGGTCGAAGAGCGCATCGGCCCCGACGGCGAGGTCGTCACGGAACTTGACGAGGCTGCCGTACAGGAGATTGCGACGGTGCTCTCAGCGGCGAACATCGAGTCGGTCGCCGTCTCGTTTCTCCACTCCTATGTGAACGACGAACACGAACGGCGCGCAAAGGAACTGCTCGACGCCGAACTCGACGTTCCGGTGACGACCTCCAGTGAAGTACTCCCCGAGTTTCGCGAGTACGAGCGGACGAACACGACGGTGTTGAACGCCTACGCGCGCCCGGTCGCAGAGACGTACCTCGACCGGTTGACGAGCGAAATCAACGCCCACAGTGACGTCGATGAAATCGTCGTCATGCGCTCTGACGGCGGCGTTGTGCCTACGAGTGAAGCCGCACGGTTACCGGTCTACCTCGGCGTCTCTGGGCCTGCGGCGGGCGTGACTGCGGCTACCGCGCTCGCCCAGCAGGCCGGGTTCTCCGACATCTTCACTTTCGACATGGGCGGGACGAGCGCGGACACCAGCCTCGTCAGAAACGGGACGCCGGAAATCACGAAGGAGGGAACCATCGGCGAGCAGGCCGCCTCGATTCCGATGTACGACATTCGGACCATCGGCGCGGGCGGCGGCAGCATCGCGTGGGTGGACGACGGCGGCCTGCTCAAAGTCGGGCCGCGGTCTGCGGGGGCAGACCCCGGGCCTGCGTGCTACGGCCACGGCGGTACGGAACCGACCGTCACCGACGCGAACGTCGTCCTTGGCCTCATCAACCCGGACGCCAACTTCGGCGGCTCTATCGACCTCTCGAAACAGGCGGCAGAAGACGCCCTCACCCCGCTCGCGGAGAAACTCGACTGCAGCGTGCGTGAGGCGGCACAGGCCGTCTACGATATCGTGAACATGAACATGGTCGAGAGTGCGCGGGTGTTGAGCGTCCAGCAGGGCATCGACCCGCGAGAGTTCTCCTTTGTCGCCTTCGGCGGGGCAGGCCCGCTCCACGCGGCCGCGGTTGCCCGCGAACTCGGGGCCAGTCGGGTCGTCGTCCCGCCGCGCCCCGGCATCCTCTCTGCGGTTGGACTGGTGTACTCCGACGTGCGGCGCACCGCCAGCAAGACGAACATCAGCCGACTCGCGGACACGCCCGCGACGACGCTCGAACAGCAGTTCGCCGCCCTCGAAACCGCTGCGCGCAGTGGGATTACTGTCCCCGAGTCGGCGACGGTGACGCGCCACACCGACCTGCGCTTTGCGGGCCAAGCCCACGAGATTAGCGTCGAGACGCCGACCGCGTTGACCGATACAGCCCTCGACGCGCTCGCAGACCGCTTCCGGGAACGCCACGACGAACGCTACGGCTTCGTGATGGCGAGCGACATCGAGGTGGTGACCTGCCGCGTCGCGGTGACCGTCCCCGGCGAGAAGCCAACCATCCAGTGGGACATTGACGACGCCGCAGAACCAGAAACCCGCGAAGTGTACCTTGATGGCGACCACCACACGGCGACCGTACTGGAGCGCCAAACCCTGCCACCGGGCTACGAGACAATCGGCCCGGCAATCGTGGAGATGGAAGACAGCACGGCCGTTGTCCTCCCGAACCAAACCCTTCGCATCGACGACCACTACAACATGATTCTGGAGGACGCAGATGAGTAA
- a CDS encoding hydantoinase B/oxoprolinase family protein has protein sequence MSNIDPATLEIVRNSLHSAAEEMGETLLRTAYSSVIREARDCSTALFGPDGDLIAQAEHIPMHLGSMPYALAQNFEVAASLSEDEILVFNDPYHGGQHIVDIIAFHPVFVDGERIGFAGSIAHHIDMGGQGAASLGTGVSTTYGEGFRFPPLVLDTTSREFDNFVRTLASNVRASEYVIGDFNAQLSANRRGVERLSGIATKYGVETYNEVLSELDSYAERFMRTRIAALEDRTATGSETVEIEAPGDDPVDTTVRVEVTVKGDELTVDFTGTADQFPGYINSPIASTHSAAYFAVLASLGGAELPISAGVYRPISIEAPSGTLVNPTEPAATRARMKTCCRIYDAVLRALADLSPEHVPASAFNSTTPIVFAKQFADHTEVFMDLPGGGWGAYPGGDGASATTNPLQNEMNIPIEAIEQDHEWLRVADYSLVPDSGGIGEYRGGLGVRRAFEIASGPASGTGYAGRLENGAWGVNGGGTGMTGDTSVTRSDGEQSPLGTVWDTPLDTGDVVSVTMGGGGGYGPHENRAVARVAEDVASGFVSFEQAIAAYDVESEVLTDALADLLGDGFEAYAAYHGWPTV, from the coding sequence ATGAGTAACATCGACCCGGCAACCTTAGAAATCGTCAGAAACTCGCTGCACAGCGCGGCCGAAGAGATGGGTGAGACCCTGCTTCGTACTGCCTACTCGTCGGTGATTCGAGAGGCGAGAGACTGCTCGACCGCGCTGTTCGGCCCCGATGGCGACCTCATCGCGCAGGCAGAGCACATCCCGATGCACCTGGGGTCGATGCCGTACGCGCTTGCCCAGAACTTCGAGGTGGCCGCGTCGCTCAGCGAAGACGAGATTCTGGTGTTCAACGACCCGTACCACGGCGGCCAGCACATCGTGGACATCATTGCCTTCCACCCGGTGTTCGTCGACGGCGAGCGCATCGGTTTTGCGGGCAGTATCGCTCACCACATCGACATGGGTGGGCAGGGTGCGGCCAGTTTAGGAACGGGCGTTTCGACCACCTACGGCGAGGGCTTTCGCTTCCCGCCGCTCGTTCTCGATACGACGAGCCGCGAGTTCGACAACTTCGTCCGCACGCTCGCCTCGAACGTCCGGGCGAGCGAGTACGTCATCGGTGACTTCAACGCCCAACTCTCGGCGAACCGGCGCGGCGTCGAGCGCCTGTCGGGCATCGCCACGAAGTACGGCGTCGAGACGTACAACGAGGTGCTCTCAGAACTCGACAGCTACGCAGAGCGGTTCATGCGAACTCGCATCGCCGCACTCGAAGACCGCACCGCGACGGGAAGCGAGACGGTCGAAATCGAAGCACCCGGTGACGACCCCGTGGACACCACGGTTCGCGTCGAAGTCACCGTCAAGGGTGACGAACTGACCGTTGATTTCACCGGGACGGCCGACCAGTTCCCCGGCTACATCAACTCGCCCATCGCCTCGACGCACTCTGCTGCGTACTTCGCGGTGTTGGCGTCGCTCGGCGGTGCAGAACTTCCCATCAGCGCCGGCGTCTACCGGCCAATTTCCATCGAAGCGCCGTCGGGGACGTTAGTGAACCCGACCGAACCGGCGGCGACGCGCGCCCGAATGAAGACGTGCTGTCGCATCTACGACGCCGTGCTCCGGGCGCTCGCTGACCTCTCTCCGGAACACGTCCCGGCGAGCGCATTCAACAGCACGACGCCCATTGTGTTCGCCAAACAGTTCGCAGACCACACCGAGGTGTTCATGGACCTGCCCGGTGGTGGCTGGGGAGCCTACCCCGGTGGCGACGGCGCGTCCGCGACCACGAACCCGCTGCAAAACGAGATGAACATCCCCATCGAAGCCATCGAACAGGACCACGAGTGGCTTCGCGTCGCGGACTACAGCCTCGTACCCGACAGCGGCGGCATTGGCGAGTATCGCGGCGGGCTCGGCGTTCGCCGCGCTTTCGAAATCGCCTCCGGTCCCGCGAGCGGCACGGGCTACGCTGGCCGCCTCGAAAACGGCGCGTGGGGAGTAAACGGCGGCGGCACTGGGATGACCGGCGACACGTCTGTCACGCGATCTGACGGCGAGCAATCGCCGCTCGGCACCGTGTGGGATACGCCCCTCGACACCGGCGACGTCGTCTCGGTGACGATGGGTGGCGGTGGTGGCTACGGCCCACACGAAAATCGCGCCGTCGCGCGCGTCGCAGAAGACGTTGCGAGCGGCTTCGTCTCGTTCGAGCAGGCGATTGCCGCCTACGATGTCGAATCCGAGGTACTCACCGACGCCCTTGCCGACCTGCTCGGTGACGGGTTCGAGGCGTACGCCGCCTACCACGGCTGGCCGACCGTCTGA
- a CDS encoding SDR family NAD(P)-dependent oxidoreductase, whose translation MTGPIPSLADGLSFADDHVLVTGAATGLGRHIARSFAAAGATVSVIDIAETPRDEQQSVVAAIEAQGGTAAFFQTDLTDKTQVRESIAAALDRFGPLDVLVNNAGVNHLGSADEVSVDEWDEVLAVNLRGAFLTARYALPSLLETGGSIVNIASTAGLHGSPGYAAYGPSKAGLVNLTRQLAVDFSPEGVRVNAVAPGIIDAGMAAQELDDPETVAYKKEQTLVPRFGTPQDVSNAVVFLASDAASFVTGETLVVDGGWCA comes from the coding sequence ATGACAGGCCCGATTCCCTCGCTCGCAGACGGCCTCTCGTTTGCAGACGACCACGTCCTCGTGACCGGCGCGGCAACCGGCCTCGGCCGCCATATCGCGCGCTCGTTCGCGGCAGCGGGGGCGACGGTCTCCGTCATCGACATCGCAGAAACACCGCGCGACGAACAGCAGTCGGTCGTTGCAGCGATTGAAGCACAGGGCGGAACTGCAGCCTTCTTCCAGACAGACCTCACCGACAAAACGCAGGTGCGCGAGAGTATCGCGGCGGCACTCGACCGGTTCGGCCCTCTCGACGTTTTGGTGAACAACGCGGGAGTGAACCACCTCGGGAGCGCAGATGAAGTTTCTGTTGATGAGTGGGACGAAGTTCTCGCGGTGAATCTTCGCGGTGCGTTTCTCACCGCCCGCTATGCGCTGCCGTCGCTACTCGAAACCGGGGGGAGCATCGTGAACATCGCCTCTACGGCGGGCTTACACGGCTCGCCGGGCTACGCCGCCTACGGGCCATCAAAAGCGGGGCTGGTGAATCTGACGCGCCAGCTCGCGGTCGATTTCTCGCCCGAGGGCGTGCGCGTGAACGCCGTTGCGCCGGGTATCATCGACGCGGGCATGGCAGCCCAAGAACTCGACGACCCTGAGACGGTTGCCTACAAGAAAGAACAGACGTTGGTACCGCGCTTTGGCACGCCACAGGACGTGTCGAACGCGGTGGTGTTCCTCGCGAGCGATGCCGCGTCGTTCGTGACGGGTGAAACGCTCGTCGTTGACGGTGGGTGGTGCGCTTAG
- a CDS encoding ArgE/DapE family deacylase has translation MTTTRTQVCEYIEENSDQLFALLSDLVQQESVTGNEGPVQEVVIEKFESLGLSPDVWEPDVEELRGHPGFFETTSFAKYGYDGRPNVAAVVEGSGDGPSLAFSGHVDVVSPNPTSAWSYEPWGAEIEDGRMYGRGTADMKGGVASFIFAYQALSELDIDLVGDLILQTTIEEEDGGVGGLLSALERGYQPDAAIVPEPWMVPNVGIASAGVMYFRVTVPGKSAHAARGYKGVNAIGKACKIYQALDDLDKERKARIEYAPITNRDPDAAGNVTNLNVGVIEAGDWPSTVPGEAVIECRIGWPPGETREEVRAQVEAAVKGAVAGDDWLSAHEPTIEWFGWSADPHETSTDEEIVKFAKQNAESVTGRTGEFIGGDAGLDERFYNLYYDIPAVTLGPTGENIHGADEYVELDSLVETAQALALTALDWCGTTTTDN, from the coding sequence ATGACAACAACTAGAACACAAGTGTGTGAGTATATCGAGGAAAACAGCGACCAACTGTTCGCCCTGCTTTCGGATCTCGTCCAACAGGAGTCGGTCACCGGGAACGAAGGCCCCGTCCAAGAGGTCGTCATCGAGAAGTTCGAATCACTCGGGCTTTCGCCTGACGTGTGGGAGCCAGATGTAGAAGAACTCCGCGGACATCCGGGCTTTTTCGAAACGACATCGTTCGCAAAGTACGGGTACGATGGCCGACCGAACGTCGCCGCCGTCGTCGAAGGCTCAGGCGATGGGCCGTCGCTCGCCTTCAGCGGGCACGTCGACGTGGTGTCGCCAAACCCCACCTCCGCGTGGAGTTACGAACCGTGGGGCGCAGAAATCGAAGACGGGCGAATGTACGGGCGCGGAACCGCCGACATGAAAGGTGGCGTCGCATCCTTCATCTTCGCGTATCAGGCGCTTTCGGAACTCGACATCGACCTCGTGGGCGACCTCATCCTCCAGACAACCATTGAGGAAGAAGACGGCGGCGTTGGTGGCCTGCTCTCTGCGTTAGAGCGGGGCTACCAGCCGGATGCGGCCATCGTCCCGGAGCCGTGGATGGTTCCGAACGTCGGAATCGCCAGCGCGGGCGTGATGTACTTCCGCGTCACGGTACCCGGGAAGTCGGCACACGCCGCGCGCGGCTACAAGGGCGTAAACGCCATCGGGAAGGCGTGTAAAATCTACCAAGCGCTCGATGACCTCGACAAAGAGCGCAAAGCCAGAATCGAATACGCGCCCATTACCAACCGCGACCCGGACGCCGCCGGGAACGTCACCAACCTCAACGTCGGCGTCATCGAAGCCGGCGATTGGCCCTCGACGGTGCCCGGCGAAGCCGTCATCGAGTGTCGCATCGGGTGGCCGCCGGGCGAAACCCGCGAGGAGGTTCGCGCACAGGTCGAAGCGGCAGTCAAAGGTGCCGTCGCGGGCGACGACTGGCTGTCTGCACACGAACCCACCATCGAGTGGTTCGGCTGGAGCGCAGACCCACACGAAACGTCGACGGACGAGGAAATCGTCAAATTCGCAAAACAGAACGCAGAGAGTGTCACCGGACGCACCGGCGAGTTCATCGGCGGCGACGCCGGACTCGACGAGCGCTTTTACAACCTCTACTACGACATCCCGGCCGTGACGCTCGGTCCCACGGGTGAGAACATCCACGGCGCAGACGAGTACGTAGAACTCGACTCGCTCGTCGAAACGGCCCAGGCACTCGCGCTCACGGCGCTCGATTGGTGTGGAACTACCACCACAGACAACTAA
- a CDS encoding ABC transporter substrate-binding protein, whose product MTKEDYSSQRRRFLKTLGGAATVSMVAGCLGDNEGADGTTTTSGSGGEETTTSGGGGGGGGSSGDALKIGVYGPFSGPASNIGDALKKGAQLAAKEINASDSDTQMELYFGDSESEPAKGRSAVEFLIDEEEVDMIAGGFHSDVSLAVVEVTAAKGVPQMISNSVSAAINEKMESQDMRNVFKMSPPSEAYGLGWQQFLDGMQEAGDGYFPYENKRIAMIGETTSYGTSVMDATASYLEEGGWNIVSKDEVAVDETNFTSLLTRIRSNDPDIVWAVQTAPSAGANLIKQFRQTGFDQTHFMHTFVPSNPETINLAGDAANGVLWMTNIGVIPKLTKEIGLADAWQSEYGSAVPGSSGSLSYDNLKIVEKVMAEIGGKAELSVESWEQAVIDLEPHTGSAGNFDWTEDGPFHQALWGKDTVPALASQIVNQENNVVWPFELSDTEIDNSLYE is encoded by the coding sequence ATGACAAAGGAAGACTACTCCTCGCAGCGTCGTCGGTTCCTGAAAACGCTTGGAGGCGCAGCGACCGTGTCGATGGTTGCTGGCTGTCTCGGCGACAACGAAGGCGCAGACGGAACGACTACCACGAGCGGTTCTGGCGGCGAAGAGACGACCACCAGCGGTGGCGGCGGTGGCGGCGGTGGCTCCAGCGGCGACGCGCTCAAAATCGGTGTGTACGGGCCGTTCTCCGGGCCAGCCTCGAACATCGGTGACGCGCTGAAAAAGGGCGCACAACTCGCGGCAAAGGAGATTAACGCGAGCGATTCTGACACGCAGATGGAACTCTACTTCGGTGACTCTGAGTCCGAGCCAGCGAAAGGCCGCAGCGCGGTCGAGTTCCTCATCGACGAAGAGGAAGTCGATATGATTGCCGGTGGCTTCCACAGTGACGTGAGCCTCGCGGTGGTCGAAGTCACCGCAGCGAAAGGCGTCCCACAGATGATTTCGAACTCGGTGAGCGCGGCCATCAACGAGAAGATGGAAAGCCAGGACATGCGCAACGTGTTCAAGATGAGCCCGCCGTCTGAGGCGTACGGCCTCGGCTGGCAGCAGTTCTTAGACGGGATGCAGGAGGCAGGTGACGGTTACTTCCCGTACGAGAACAAGCGCATCGCGATGATTGGCGAGACTACCTCCTACGGGACGTCCGTGATGGACGCCACCGCGTCCTACTTAGAGGAAGGTGGCTGGAACATCGTCTCGAAAGACGAAGTGGCAGTCGATGAGACGAACTTCACGTCGCTGCTGACCCGGATTCGCTCGAACGACCCGGACATCGTCTGGGCAGTCCAGACCGCGCCGTCTGCGGGGGCGAACCTCATCAAGCAGTTCAGACAGACCGGCTTCGACCAGACCCACTTCATGCACACGTTCGTGCCGTCGAACCCCGAAACCATCAACCTCGCCGGGGACGCCGCAAACGGCGTGCTCTGGATGACCAACATCGGCGTAATCCCGAAGCTCACCAAGGAGATCGGACTGGCCGACGCGTGGCAGTCTGAGTACGGAAGCGCCGTGCCTGGGTCCTCCGGATCGCTCTCGTACGACAACCTCAAAATCGTCGAGAAGGTGATGGCGGAAATCGGCGGCAAAGCAGAGCTCTCGGTCGAATCGTGGGAACAGGCGGTCATCGACCTCGAACCCCACACTGGGTCTGCAGGAAACTTCGACTGGACCGAAGACGGCCCGTTCCACCAAGCACTGTGGGGCAAGGATACGGTGCCAGCGCTGGCGTCACAGATTGTCAACCAGGAAAACAACGTCGTCTGGCCGTTCGAACTCTCGGACACGGAAATCGACAACTCGCTGTACGAGTAA